The sequence ATCCCAACTTTCTTTCAGCTGAAAAAGACTCTTCAGTGGTTACATTTTGCATTCTTGATTTTGCTGTTTCTGAACTGACCTCAAATGCCATAGAAATAATGATGATAAGTAACATGAGAATCACTTTCTGTGGAATCATGGTGATGAATTTTGCTTAGcttaagaaaaatgattttggTTTTTAAGGAAACATTGAAAAATTTAAGAGAATATTTGTACggtttttgagaaatttcagTGTTTGGAAAATTCTGGTGATGTTTGTCCTAATATCTGCTAAAAAGCTGCCACACACGGACGAGATATAAAGGTATACATGTCCAATTTACTGTTATAGCCTTGTTCCCCTCTAAGGAATCTTGATTATTCTAACTTCCGCTTCGATTTATATCAagatattttgattaaatttataattttagaataaaaagaagttttttaaaaaaattatacaaatttatatagtcatattaaaagtaattgagaagtttgaagtaaaattattaatattttcttattttaatttgtatgaCGTGTGATAATCTGAATTTTAAGagttaagtttttttattttgatcgtttctttaacaaatttttttttttaaagtttttatctttttagcaacaatttatatatctatatagaaattatataaatcagaagaattaattataatttaacttatttaaagaatatataaataaaattaagctaaaactatatttatttaactttcaaaatttaaactataCTATAACTCATGTGATATTAGGATAgagaaaattttgatttttttagggatgaattggaaaaagaaaaagtacgACGGTGGGATGATTGAGCTGGTTGAGGGTAATGTTGTCATTTTAGAAGATTTTGAGTTGAAAAGTTTTGCCGTGGAAAAAGAGATATGGTGGCAGACAAAAAGATCTTAAAGTCCACTCACCAGAggaatatattaaataataggGATAATGTACGAGTACTTCTGTCTAAAATTTCAAAGACATATTTACATtctctgaatttattttattaataattttttatctctttttgaCCTATGTGGTATTATTTTGTGAGTCcaatattaattgattttttttcaaattagtgCTACATAGGCCGAATAGGAATAGAAAATAGAATCttattatagtataagtgtatctctaAAATTTTGGTAATAGGTTGAGGGATAATTATGCATTTTCCTTATTATAGTCCTAAGTGTTTttacaattaaatttaaaactcttaatgtatatagaaatatttaCATTTGCAACATAATATGAAGCGATATTATTGTTGAACTCCATTTTATCCTGTCAAATTGATTGACTactatatttatacatatagttacaaaaataaaatgttatttacGATTAGCATGTAATTTGCATAGCAACTTAGTTTGGTATGAAATTGACATAgtgtatattataatttatttatctaataaattatataatgaagtCAAGAGTGTAAGGTTAAATAAGAGGACCCCATGAAGCAAAGACTTTTTTGTGTATCAATTTTTTATGTTACGATAtctattgaattattatatttaaattacaaatatattatggtatttgttaaatattttagattatttttttgtgtttaggTACGATATATAATAGTTATAGATAGattattaatatattgtatCCAAGTAAATAATTACCTATACAATTGAATAAGTATAAAAATGATACAAGTATAAattgaactaattaatcatacAATGTTAGAACTTTGACTACTAATATCTATATGAaggaaattatttatatttcttttaaatatttcttcacatataaaatgttaatatgatataattaaaacatttcttGAAAAGTTAAAAGTCATATTATATTCTATGTTacagaaatatatataatttttgttgtaaCTATTGACTCACTTTCCAATATACTACTTCCTCAGTTAACTTTAATTTCTTCAAgtactaaaaataaatgttttgtttttatttatttagcttaaaaaattaagagataatttatttattaatttaaaatatatttttattattaagtataatcattttttaatatatttattaaaatataaaattcattatatttaaaattgataataaaTATAGAATATGTCAAGTCTAACacaaaatttgtaaaattgAAGTATAGTACATGTCTTTTGATTTAAGCACTAAacaaaactttttttatattccttttatatatttattttattatatagtataaatataaaattgtagCTGGCTATAACAATTAGGTAATGGAAGTTGGTGAAATCCTTTGACTAATGTGTTTCttcactatattattttaacaCTTCCAATAACTTGTAGATgcaataatttattatgatgtGAAACATTTATTAATCCTTTTCCCCTAGGCGTGTTAGCGtctatttttaatatgattttcgTAGGGTTAACAAACATAGACTTTATCATATattatgaattcaaattttgtgtattggaaaaaaaaaaagcaatttcTTACGAAATCAAGTTAAAACTTAAACtcacatataaataataaatatttaaaaaattagcaTCAGATTTTACCATAGAAATGTTTGGGTTACAGCTTTGAGACACCAATTATGTGGTTGTAAATTGTAATAAATTCCCAATAATTACACTATATACcgactaatattatttttgaggTAAAACTCATATCAGCTTAAGATTCATTTTACATTGATGATAATTCGTTTGTAggtaaaaaatatgtgttaacaATGAGATTCGAACCAAAAGAGTTTTAAGTACCCATCCTAGAACCATTGGGCCaactatatgatttatttattgggtgctctatgttaattttatacaaatatctatcgatttctacatagatatatatattttgtaacgaagttaatgggtgctcgagcacccggcGGACACCATGTGGGTCCGGACACCATGTGGGTCCACCCCTGGATGATATTTTGATCGTCTTATGCACACCTCAACTAAGCAGATATTAAACACATACCATATGTTGTagctaaaatataaaaattcatataaccGACTTGACTCATAGGTAGTGCAATATTATGATTGTCAATCTTTAATTACAAGACTTACGGACTAGAGAGTTGCTAAGATGGTAAACACTCTTTCCACCGCCGACTTAAGGTTGATGGTTTAAGTCAACAAGAGTAAAGTTGGGACGATTCACTTGGTAATATTCAGTCGAAACTAGGGCTTATGCAATCGAATCAGAAATGCACATTAAGATAATGGAAGGAGATGGCCAAAGCAATTGAAATGAGTCTATGAAACTTTAAGGACTATGCCATTGCCATTGCCATAATCTTTGACAGAAGAATCTGTACAGCAATTGAACATAAAATTACAACCACCAAAAGGGTTCACTGTACAACACTTGGAACTCAGAAGAATCATGACCAAAAAGACGCGTTTTCAGAATTTAATCTTCCAGGCACCAAATGCAAAACTacaacttctttttttgttcttcGCCTGCAAATTAGCTCCCATCAGCATATATATGCAACTCGCATCTTCATCAAGGGCGGGATCTACTAACATAAGCTTCATATACATAGAGAATTTACACTTTCATGAGTGAACAAGTGAATACAGGCCAAGCCGCCAAGTGAAAAACAACAGCCTCATGTGGCTATGCTTGCTTGTATAGACAGGTGTTGATGACCAGCAGCTAAGGAACTTTTGATTAGTTTTCATAGAGCTTCGTATACCATTTCCTGCATCAAGAAAATCAACAGCCTCGCTCACTTTATGAATCTCAGCAACCAAGATGATTCAGATTTTATAATCAAGACATTAAAGATATCAAAGGAGCTTGAACGTGGTTTGTTGTCAAATGGCGATGATAATGAAGAGCAATAAAATGAATATACCAAAACCTTCTTGGAAAACTGATGACACAAACAAAGGAAGATAGAAAAAGGAATTGAGGGGGGAGCGGtagaaaaggaaaacaaagtaGACCTGATCGCATATTGGGCATGTTTGACTTCTTTCCATCCACTCAAGAATGCATGAAAGATGAAAATGGTGGTTACATTTTGAGACTATTCTTGGATTGTCGACGTCATATTCTGCAAAACAAGTGCAAAATATAGACATTCAAACTTCAGCGCAGGGGGATTATATAGCAGataaacaagaaaaacataGAGAGGAGGGATAAACTTGAAGTCACCCCTTGAATGATGTTCATGTGTATACCTTCAAGACAAGTAGGACAAACATCCTCTTCTTCTGATGATTTAATAATAGATGGATTAGATTTTACAAGGTCAATCCCTGTTTTCTTTAGGGAGGCAAGAAGAGACTCTGTTTCAGCTTTGCGATCAGAAAACTTAATATCTTTACAAGTAGTTATCTCATAGCTATGTTGAAGTACTGTTTCATCTATGAACTGGGAACCTCCTCTTGACTGTGGATGCCCCAAATCTACTTCAAATGGAATTGGTGCAGGGGGAGAGCGGTAAGTGTCGGGTGTTGATCTATCTACATTTAAATCATCCAGGAGCTCAGAGGTAAATGCAATAGCAGCACTATCATCAGATGTCAGGGACTCATACTCTTCAGAAGCTGGTGGAAACTGCAGAAAGAAGATCATAAGTCTGTTGTATGAGTTTGAGACTAAAAGAATGTCATAACAAAAGATTAGAAAATACATCATGAACAAACAAAGTGCCAGTCCGTCTACATAGGACATGAGTAGTAAAACTGATTGACATGACTTTAGAAGTGTACAGTTAGTATATACAAAATACGTTGTGTTCTTTTTCCTACAAGTTTGAGTATTATCCTGAAAGACATGCACTGTGTTAAGGTTTATAAGGAACCATGAACTGATCCCAATATTTAAGCTTCTCCTTAGAAAAAATTGGTAAATCTCTTTAGGTGAAGCTTAATCGCAGAATGTATGAGCTGTAGCAATGCAATACTAGTGATAAACCAATCAAACAGTAAAAAGGAGTTTTTTTCCACTGAAAAATGTGAAATCTCACGTCAAGTCAATCGGACTAAGCACCATAAAGGCAATAAGAAACTGCCTGAGCAGGGATTCCACTTCCAATTCAATGAACTACcattttaagaaatatgatACTATTTACACAGACTAGAGCAAATAACACAAGGTTACAGAAAGTAAATGAATTAATAGGACAAAATTGAAAGCGCTTAAGCTAGTTGCATGTTTCCATGTGTAGAGTGATTGGAACAGATTACTAACATAGTAAAATACTTGTGTTCCATGAAGCTGGGGAGGCTTCCTTGAAGAGCAACAGCAACCACCCATCTTGCAGATGTTAGTTATCCAAGTATATGTCTTATTTCCCAACACATTACCTTCTCCGTCTGTATGAAGAGGGACAATTCACTGCAGA comes from Solanum pennellii chromosome 1, SPENNV200 and encodes:
- the LOC107012546 gene encoding probable E3 ubiquitin-protein ligase RHB1A, giving the protein MGGCCCSSRKPPQLHGTQVFYYFPPASEEYESLTSDDSAAIAFTSELLDDLNVDRSTPDTYRSPPAPIPFEVDLGHPQSRGGSQFIDETVLQHSYEITTCKDIKFSDRKAETESLLASLKKTGIDLVKSNPSIIKSSEEEDVCPTCLEEYDVDNPRIVSKCNHHFHLSCILEWMERSQTCPICDQEMVYEAL